A window of Nicotiana tabacum cultivar K326 chromosome 24, ASM71507v2, whole genome shotgun sequence contains these coding sequences:
- the LOC142178156 gene encoding uncharacterized protein LOC142178156, with amino-acid sequence MSEIAKVDKKTFDYLMKEPPERWARSCCPRRRYDMLTTNIVDSMNCVLLEARELHILRMMDFIQVKLQRWFYERRNEAEGTFYDVSCWVEEELKKKLDLAFTLNVFPVDSWHSRVEEEGNTFLVDLNKRTRDCFQFQFDKLPCIHAIAAIEKRNIKKSNFCSDWIFQKYTTSNSTTADFLYYYTTAPSGKKFHFHYHNRRRLFLVVGISPHPFPSSITRHT; translated from the exons ATGTCAGAGATAGCAAAAGTTGATAAGAAGACTTTTGACTACTTGATGAAAGAACCACCGGAAAGGTGGGCGCGTTCTTGTTGTCCACGACGAAGAtatgacatgctcacaacaaacATAGTTGATTCAATGAATTGTGTGCTATTAGAAGCAAGGGAGCTGCATATATTGAGAATGATGGATTTCATCCAAGTGAAGCTACAACGTTGgttttatgaaagaagaaatgaagcgGAAGGAACTTTTTATGATGTTTCATGTTGGGTAGaagaggaattgaagaaaaaattAGATTTAGCTTTTACTTTAAAT GTCTTCCCTGTTGATTCATGGCATTCTAGAGTTgaggaagaaggaaatactttCTTGGTGGACTTAAACAAAAGAACACGTGATTGTTTTCAGTTTCAATTTGATAAATTACCATGTATACATGCAATTGCAGCTATCGAGAAGAGAAACATCAAGAAGTCCAATTTCTGCTCAGACTG GATATTTCAGAAATATACTACTAGCAATTCCACTACAGCTGACTTTCTATACTACTACACTACAGCTCCTTCGGGCAAGAAGTTTCATTTTCACTATCATAATCGTCGCCGACTTTTTCTGGTG GTTGGAATTTCTCCACATCCTTTTCCATCATCAATAACTCGACATACTTGA